In Nitrososphaerota archaeon, one genomic interval encodes:
- a CDS encoding cyclase family protein, whose translation MKVKIAVSEAQSKMKLIDLTMPINRLTPVYPGDPAQEFTRVASCENEGWNAHKISIGTHFGTHIDAPWHMLKAGKRISDFPIERFVGRGVLFDVRDQNEIDVNLHGLEGKKILLFRTDQTENMGSPDFFKNYPVLSKELARRIIQAKPSIVGIDSFTIDQPPYEIHKMFFKQEILCLENLVNLRLIPQKDFMLYALPLNLNNFDGAPCRVIAQVE comes from the coding sequence ATGAAAGTTAAAATTGCCGTCTCAGAAGCACAGTCTAAGATGAAACTAATCGATCTAACTATGCCTATAAACAGACTGACGCCTGTTTACCCTGGCGACCCTGCGCAGGAATTTACACGGGTTGCCTCTTGCGAGAATGAAGGCTGGAACGCGCATAAAATTAGTATCGGCACCCATTTTGGAACACATATCGACGCTCCGTGGCATATGCTTAAGGCTGGCAAAAGGATAAGCGACTTCCCAATTGAACGATTCGTAGGCCGAGGAGTGCTATTTGACGTTAGAGATCAAAATGAGATAGACGTGAATTTACACGGACTTGAAGGAAAAAAGATACTACTATTCAGAACTGACCAAACCGAAAATATGGGCTCACCTGACTTTTTTAAAAACTACCCTGTACTTAGTAAAGAACTTGCAAGAAGAATAATACAAGCGAAGCCCAGTATAGTCGGAATAGACTCCTTCACTATAGACCAACCTCCATATGAAATCCACAAGATGTTCTTCAAGCAAGAAATACTCTGCCTAGAAAACCTTGTTAACCTAAGGCTAATACCTCAGAAAGACTTTATGCTGTACGCTCTTCCTTTGAATTTGAACAACTTCGACGGGGCACCTTGCAGAGTCATTGCCCAAGTGGAATGA
- a CDS encoding phage baseplate assembly protein V encodes MKLFFGKYRGNVSSNNDPLMLGRVRAKIPAVFGDEETGWALPCVPYAGSGVGFFFIPPVDANVWIEFEGGDPDYPIWSGCFWGTSEAPATPAVPDTKIIKTDTATIKLDDTPGAGGITIETTSGLKIVMNTSGIELSNGSSSVKLTPSSVSVNNGALEVM; translated from the coding sequence CTGAAGCTTTTTTTCGGGAAGTATCGGGGCAACGTCTCATCTAATAACGATCCTTTGATGCTGGGACGTGTACGCGCGAAGATTCCCGCGGTCTTCGGTGATGAAGAAACAGGGTGGGCGCTTCCATGCGTACCTTACGCCGGCTCAGGAGTAGGCTTCTTCTTCATACCCCCGGTTGATGCCAACGTCTGGATTGAGTTTGAGGGCGGTGACCCTGATTATCCAATTTGGAGCGGCTGCTTCTGGGGAACATCAGAAGCTCCTGCCACGCCAGCAGTACCTGACACGAAGATAATCAAGACCGACACAGCCACCATTAAGCTTGACGACACGCCCGGCGCAGGCGGCATCACCATCGAGACCACATCAGGACTAAAAATAGTTATGAACACATCAGGCATCGAGTTGAGCAATGGTTCGTCGAGCGTGAAATTGACACCATCAAGCGTCTCTGTAAACAACGGTGCACTAGAAGTAATGTAA
- a CDS encoding DUF4157 domain-containing protein has translation MSKIENSISPSPKQNNRPKLHFEGKEKLLRQPLDGEMKKNQEEEERREMPRAKQRISDGSTVLPPPSDTESIVDDAVGEGGQPLPESELSFFEPRFGHDFSRVNIHTGAKATEVARAMNARAFTVGRNIVFGEGQYNPRSSEGQLLLAHELTHFVQQYQGIVLPAKLYRQKAGSAQREVKKRNKFPSGKVSYFSHPSFKEKKLDEENIKSAIGLFLAVPIGKEVVSDLESKSVTVKVYFVADGKNIPTSGEPAGYCDPVGPNLFDVYVTAGQRTTVSVPTGRGSIELVEKIVDRDPASVSDSLFHEMLHAWFITYYQDSGTGHTEKVKPTVEFLGTKTYDEEEYDPVFLERLKRFDKEFNELKTKLKKRTNTPAKQTDTPKTIQPKLIVGQPDDIYEQEADRVAEAVMQPTSTYPSNQRHMPYAADATPYAESRDMGETASQWTSNGSRSAAISDNLLGNMGSGDPIELSTRTFMETRFGHNFSNVRVHTDAKAAESAKALNALAYTVGKDIVFSEEYKSLSRTNGLKTLAHELVHTVQQESIQTESCSTVVQRQKPPADQPESEKLPPEMEETVNRVEKLIQDNWKDYIEKAAFKTPLKDIIIWHKDKLGLIKAKYEFAAKLAERDASKLKEDQKKKIIEKYKGSVSSDKPTFEEVKRYYIMNAQMNYFIGLGGDEVPAFYDNLNQKIHTAQQYVGVIAHEALHHYSAPELRKVLGGEIDEGLTHYLAEEIEQDYSSKYSKETGLIRTITNETYAKNVKIIRTIIESGRLKENAVVKAYFKGDAGLLTKLNEAIKKAKLVETKEEE, from the coding sequence TTGAGTAAGATAGAAAACTCAATTTCGCCTAGTCCGAAGCAAAACAACCGTCCAAAGTTACACTTCGAAGGAAAAGAGAAACTGCTAAGACAACCGCTAGACGGAGAAATGAAGAAGAATCAGGAAGAAGAGGAAAGAAGAGAGATGCCTCGGGCTAAACAGCGCATCTCTGACGGCTCAACCGTGCTTCCTCCTCCTTCTGACACCGAAAGTATTGTTGATGACGCGGTAGGCGAAGGCGGCCAGCCATTACCTGAATCTGAACTATCTTTCTTTGAGCCTCGCTTTGGACACGACTTCAGTAGGGTAAACATTCACACCGGTGCGAAGGCCACAGAGGTAGCGCGGGCAATGAACGCGAGGGCGTTTACGGTCGGGAGGAACATAGTGTTTGGAGAAGGGCAGTACAACCCGCGATCAAGCGAAGGACAGCTACTGCTAGCGCATGAGTTGACACACTTTGTGCAGCAGTATCAAGGAATCGTCTTACCAGCCAAATTGTATAGGCAGAAAGCAGGTAGTGCACAGCGTGAAGTAAAGAAACGCAATAAATTTCCTTCAGGAAAAGTATCTTACTTCTCGCATCCAAGCTTTAAGGAGAAGAAACTTGATGAAGAGAATATAAAGAGTGCAATCGGGCTCTTTCTAGCTGTTCCCATAGGAAAAGAGGTTGTTAGCGACCTAGAAAGCAAGTCAGTTACGGTAAAAGTCTATTTCGTCGCTGACGGCAAAAACATTCCTACTTCGGGAGAACCCGCGGGGTACTGCGATCCAGTTGGGCCAAACTTATTCGATGTGTATGTCACTGCGGGGCAAAGGACTACAGTGTCCGTACCGACTGGGAGAGGTTCAATCGAGCTGGTGGAAAAAATTGTGGATAGAGACCCTGCATCTGTCTCAGACTCGCTCTTTCATGAGATGCTTCACGCTTGGTTCATAACGTATTATCAAGATAGTGGAACAGGTCATACAGAAAAGGTGAAGCCAACTGTAGAGTTTCTGGGCACAAAAACATATGATGAAGAGGAATACGATCCGGTGTTCCTAGAGAGATTAAAGAGGTTTGATAAGGAGTTCAATGAACTTAAAACGAAACTGAAAAAACGAACCAACACGCCAGCAAAGCAAACCGATACCCCCAAGACAATCCAACCGAAGCTTATCGTTGGACAACCTGACGACATTTACGAACAGGAGGCGGATAGAGTGGCCGAAGCTGTAATGCAGCCGACTTCCACTTACCCTAGCAATCAGAGACATATGCCTTATGCTGCTGATGCGACACCCTACGCAGAGAGCAGAGACATGGGAGAAACGGCTTCCCAGTGGACATCCAACGGTTCGAGAAGCGCAGCAATCTCGGATAATCTTCTTGGGAACATGGGTTCAGGCGATCCGATAGAGTTGTCAACACGTACTTTCATGGAGACCCGTTTTGGACATAACTTCAGCAATGTGCGGGTACATACCGATGCGAAAGCCGCCGAGTCTGCAAAGGCGTTGAACGCATTAGCATATACGGTTGGGAAAGATATAGTATTTAGTGAAGAGTACAAATCGCTTAGCAGAACCAACGGATTAAAGACATTGGCGCATGAGTTGGTTCACACGGTACAACAAGAGTCCATCCAAACAGAATCATGCTCCACCGTTGTTCAGAGGCAAAAGCCACCAGCAGATCAGCCAGAGTCTGAGAAACTTCCTCCCGAGATGGAAGAAACGGTAAATCGAGTTGAGAAACTAATTCAAGATAACTGGAAGGACTACATAGAAAAAGCTGCGTTCAAAACTCCATTGAAGGATATAATTATCTGGCACAAGGATAAATTGGGATTGATCAAAGCAAAGTACGAGTTCGCTGCGAAGTTAGCTGAACGAGATGCCAGCAAATTAAAGGAAGATCAGAAGAAAAAGATAATTGAGAAATACAAAGGATCAGTCTCCTCAGATAAGCCGACGTTTGAAGAAGTCAAGCGATATTACATTATGAACGCTCAGATGAATTATTTCATAGGACTGGGCGGAGATGAGGTCCCGGCCTTTTACGACAACCTAAATCAAAAAATCCATACCGCTCAACAATACGTCGGAGTTATTGCGCATGAAGCCCTGCACCATTACAGCGCTCCAGAACTCAGGAAAGTCCTTGGGGGAGAAATAGATGAGGGCCTCACTCACTACCTAGCTGAAGAGATTGAACAAGATTACTCGAGCAAATATTCGAAAGAAACTGGACTAATACGTACTATAACTAACGAAACATACGCAAAAAATGTGAAGATAATAAGAACGATCATCGAATCTGGTAGACTGAAAGAAAATGCGGTGGTAAAAGCCTATTTCAAGGGAGATGCGGGGCTGCTAACCAAGTTGAACGAAGCCATAAAAAAGGCAAAACTCGTGGAGACAAAGGAAGAGGAATGA